TCCGACCTGGCTGCAGACCCATTCCGAAGCCACGCATACCGCCTCGGCGGTGCAGCGCCTGTTGGATGCCGGCGCCGATATGGTCGGCAAGACCCTGACCGACGAGATGGCCTACAGCCTGACCGGCGAGAACAAGCATTACGGCACGCCGCTCAACCCGGCGGCGCCGGACCGGATCCCCGGCGGTTCGTCCAACGGCTCGGCATCGGCGGTCGCGACGGAACTGGTCGACTTCGCGCTCGGCACCGATTGCGGCGGATCGGTCCGGCTGCCGGCGAGCTATTGCGGCATACTCGGCATGCGCCCGACACTGGAACGGATCGCCACCGACGGGATTATCCCGTTCAGTGCCAGTTTCGACGTGGTCGGGTGGTTTGCGCGCGAGGGTGACCTGTTCGACCGCGTCGGCCGCGTGCTGTTGGCCGAAAATGGGCCGGCACCGGCGCCTCGGCGCCTGCGGGTGGCCGAGGATGCCTTCTCTCTCGTCGATCCGGACGTGCGCGACGCGCTGGCACCCGCCGTCGAGCGGGTTGCCGCCACGATCGGCGCGGCCGATCGCATAACCGTCAGCGAGGACGGTTTGGCGCAATGGTTCGAGGTGTTTCGCGTCATCCAGGCGTCCGAGGTTTGGGCCAACCATGGCTCGTGGATCGAATCCGCCAAACCCGATTTGGGTCGCGGTGTTCGCGAGCGTATGGAATGGGCCAGCAAG
This Alphaproteobacteria bacterium DNA region includes the following protein-coding sequences:
- a CDS encoding amidase, with the translated sequence MDDPHGAFCRGTDVALDGAAEGPLKGLRFGVKDIIDIAGHRTGFGNPTWLQTHSEATHTASAVQRLLDAGADMVGKTLTDEMAYSLTGENKHYGTPLNPAAPDRIPGGSSNGSASAVATELVDFALGTDCGGSVRLPASYCGILGMRPTLERIATDGIIPFSASFDVVGWFAREGDLFDRVGRVLLAENGPAPAPRRLRVAEDAFSLVDPDVRDALAPAVERVAATIGAADRITVSEDGLAQWFEVFRVIQASEVWANHGSWIESAKPDLGRGVRERMEWASKVDRDVVARCRRDHDRIRARLAAVLEDGDVICMPTSPRVAPLKNTPTDDVEVRFRHHAMCLLCVSGLGGLPQISLPLARLGGLPLGLSIIARPGADLMLLGLAKQIMAGAGAA